A region of Elusimicrobiota bacterium DNA encodes the following proteins:
- a CDS encoding cold-shock protein: MKGTVKWFNASKGFGFITPEGGAEDVFVHFSAIQGEGYKSLNDGQAVELEVTKGPKGLQAANVRPL, encoded by the coding sequence ATGAAAGGTACAGTGAAATGGTTCAACGCATCCAAGGGGTTTGGTTTTATCACCCCCGAAGGTGGTGCGGAGGACGTGTTTGTTCACTTCTCGGCCATTCAAGGGGAAGGTTACAAATCCCTCAATGACGGCCAAGCGGTGGAGCTCGAGGTGACCAAAGGCCCCAAAGGCCTGCAGGCCGCCAACGTTCGCCCGTTGTAA
- a CDS encoding TfoX/Sxy family protein, with protein sequence MASDQEFVDFVCDQMRGAGPISFRKMFGEYAIYCRGKVVALVCDNQLFVKPTAGGRSFGGNVEEAPPYPGAKNYFLVGDRIDDREWVSGLVRATEKNLPAPKPKKRKSKRRL encoded by the coding sequence ATGGCATCGGACCAGGAATTCGTTGATTTTGTCTGCGATCAGATGCGGGGAGCCGGGCCTATCTCCTTTCGGAAGATGTTTGGAGAATACGCGATTTACTGCCGCGGGAAAGTGGTGGCGCTTGTTTGCGATAACCAATTGTTCGTTAAGCCCACGGCGGGCGGCCGATCCTTCGGCGGGAATGTGGAAGAGGCTCCTCCTTACCCTGGGGCGAAAAATTATTTTCTGGTGGGCGATCGAATCGACGATCGGGAGTGGGTTTCCGGCTTGGTCCGAGCCACGGAAAAAAACCTCCCCGCGCCGAAGCCGAAGAAACGCAAGTCGAAAAGGCGCCTCTAG
- a CDS encoding DUF4156 domain-containing protein produces MRIVLAVSAWVLLAGCAPTLVQLNSRAERVTVSKENPGPGFKEIGPISASHGEGNGVIGRKGTYEGAYTLLKNKAADMGADHVMILNIVEADSNPNDPGDNHFVIRGVAYRKGP; encoded by the coding sequence ATGCGAATTGTTTTGGCGGTGTCAGCCTGGGTCCTTTTAGCGGGGTGTGCGCCAACGTTGGTTCAGCTCAATTCACGGGCTGAACGGGTGACCGTCAGCAAGGAAAACCCCGGCCCTGGGTTCAAAGAAATTGGACCCATCTCGGCGTCCCATGGGGAAGGGAACGGGGTGATTGGCCGGAAGGGAACCTACGAAGGGGCTTACACCCTTCTCAAAAACAAGGCCGCCGACATGGGGGCGGACCATGTGATGATCTTGAATATCGTGGAGGCGGACTCTAACCCCAATGATCCGGGCGATAACCATTTTGTGATCCGCGGGGTGGCGTATCGAAAGGGTCCGTAA